One Luteolibacter arcticus DNA segment encodes these proteins:
- a CDS encoding polyprenyl synthetase family protein, protein MNAEIWWKRRAGCAREMLAASFRRGMGPIGEPRLAGAVGDLLARPGSLVRAVVAYLLSIEMGLAEESARALGCGLEYLHTASLVFDDLPAMDDARTRRGAACLHVVHGEAMALLAALALINRGYFLLWQGMRSVSLARRDEASELVDECLGINGLAGGQAYDLGGWRGRQDPAEVAAVAARKTGALLRLTVGLPALCGRATHREIQLLDRLALLRGLAYQAADDLKDVHSHESVSGKSAGRDEELGRPNLVAAEGSEAAFKRFTRLQETGDRVEAALPGPVERWGMLRPLRVAPPASGQELSMASAAV, encoded by the coding sequence ATGAACGCGGAAATCTGGTGGAAACGACGCGCCGGTTGTGCGCGCGAGATGCTGGCGGCCAGCTTCCGGCGGGGCATGGGGCCGATTGGCGAGCCCCGGCTGGCGGGGGCGGTCGGTGACTTGCTGGCCCGGCCGGGATCGCTGGTGCGCGCCGTGGTCGCTTACCTGCTCAGCATTGAAATGGGACTGGCCGAAGAATCGGCACGGGCGCTGGGCTGCGGCCTTGAGTATCTCCACACCGCTTCGCTGGTGTTCGATGATCTGCCGGCGATGGATGACGCGCGCACACGCCGCGGCGCAGCGTGCCTTCATGTGGTCCACGGCGAGGCGATGGCGCTGCTGGCAGCACTCGCTCTGATCAATCGTGGCTACTTCCTGCTCTGGCAAGGCATGCGAAGTGTCAGTCTGGCGCGCCGCGACGAAGCCAGCGAACTGGTCGATGAATGTCTCGGCATCAACGGGCTCGCGGGCGGGCAGGCGTATGATCTCGGCGGCTGGCGTGGCCGGCAGGATCCCGCTGAAGTCGCCGCGGTGGCGGCGCGCAAGACGGGCGCGCTGCTCCGTCTTACCGTAGGTCTGCCAGCCCTGTGCGGTCGTGCCACGCACCGTGAGATCCAGCTCCTGGATCGCCTGGCCTTGCTACGAGGATTGGCGTACCAAGCGGCCGATGACTTGAAAGATGTGCACTCCCACGAGTCGGTTTCCGGAAAATCCGCAGGGCGTGATGAAGAACTCGGCCGCCCCAATCTGGTCGCGGCGGAAGGTTCCGAGGCTGCCTTCAAACGGTTCACCCGCTTGCAGGAGACCGGCGACCGCGTCGAGGCCGCCCTTCCGGGCCCCGTGGAACGCTGGGGAATGTTGCGGCCACTACGGGTCGCGCCCCCCGCCTCTGGCCAGGAGCTATCCATGGCATCTGCCGCCGTCTAA
- a CDS encoding InlB B-repeat-containing protein codes for MNASRLFLASLGSALVACSAARGSTAYGTINNFDVVNDTGTACHGFEVEIEDCPSTGITYTYDWNHYGTCKITQDDSIPGHPRCLVRWSAVRKPDGTWSAYTAVPTAPILPTDGHMFTNPAVNFGGEHFGVGINANAASVKYFWLVDDGAGALVRGPAVQVSTPSFTYYPPPVAGAAAQVQAAIKPPEAPEVHVKEFGPAVWVKEIRTTTHNNREVKLRDLVSDDPGDAGDRNWRNDEPDEVEFEWEILQTEFNAVGGGRKGKLEAAGEDLPDGDEVVTRRYEFFEYVGPLDAESGEVATDGVGPDGIHGDGVGEVNGVETDFSTIEVVGKFLGSQMSAFNPDAEVGLAEHLQNGEVGEPYPDRLVVIPGATPFSCMRSGDLPDGLAFDEVTGILSGTPVAVGEFSFTIEAADAVLPAVAKTYTIMVAEAGAALAPQAVVDTIAEPVAGGITTGSGAYDPGQAVNLTAVANPGYHFVHWTDQDIVVGDQPSYTFTADVHHAVVAHFAAEVPAWEILANVFPAVGGSVSGAGSFQDGSAVTLVASAGPGYRFVNWTETGVQVATTSTYSFPASVDRDLTANFVVNDGSTWALALNASPSVGGTVSGGGDYADESQVTVIAAPNPGYLFKRWERGNSKVSEKATYRFTLDDDLSLTARFVRGYAISTSSWPATAGGTSGGGTFEDGNNVVVVASPAAGYRFVNWTENGTVVSSASTYQFKANPARNLTANFDLVVPDPVMTNDGSSLSFHWPAGLPGWVLEECSDLSSGGWTECELEIEAADGECRVHIVPDSERKFFRLRHP; via the coding sequence ATGAATGCCTCCCGCCTTTTCCTCGCCTCATTGGGATCGGCCCTGGTCGCCTGCAGCGCCGCACGCGGCAGCACTGCCTACGGCACCATCAACAACTTCGATGTCGTCAACGATACCGGCACCGCGTGTCATGGTTTCGAGGTCGAGATCGAGGACTGCCCGAGCACGGGTATCACCTACACCTACGACTGGAACCACTACGGCACCTGCAAGATCACGCAGGACGATTCCATTCCGGGCCATCCGAGATGCCTGGTCCGTTGGTCGGCTGTTAGAAAGCCGGATGGGACCTGGTCGGCATACACCGCCGTCCCCACCGCGCCCATTTTGCCGACGGACGGTCACATGTTCACCAATCCGGCGGTAAATTTCGGCGGCGAGCACTTCGGCGTGGGGATCAATGCGAACGCTGCATCGGTGAAGTATTTCTGGCTGGTGGATGACGGCGCGGGAGCCCTGGTGCGCGGTCCCGCGGTGCAGGTTTCCACACCTAGCTTCACCTACTACCCGCCGCCAGTCGCGGGAGCAGCCGCACAAGTGCAGGCGGCAATCAAGCCGCCCGAGGCTCCCGAGGTGCACGTGAAGGAATTCGGCCCCGCGGTGTGGGTGAAGGAAATCCGCACCACCACTCACAACAACCGCGAGGTGAAACTGCGCGACCTGGTGTCAGACGATCCTGGAGATGCGGGCGACCGCAACTGGCGCAACGACGAGCCCGACGAGGTGGAGTTCGAGTGGGAGATTCTTCAGACCGAGTTCAATGCGGTGGGCGGTGGCAGGAAGGGAAAACTGGAAGCGGCTGGGGAAGACCTGCCGGATGGCGATGAAGTGGTAACACGCCGTTATGAATTCTTCGAGTATGTGGGGCCGCTCGATGCGGAGAGCGGCGAGGTGGCGACCGACGGCGTGGGACCGGATGGCATCCACGGCGACGGAGTCGGTGAGGTGAACGGGGTGGAAACCGACTTCTCCACCATCGAGGTGGTGGGCAAGTTCCTCGGCTCGCAGATGTCCGCATTCAATCCGGATGCGGAGGTTGGTCTTGCCGAACATCTTCAGAATGGCGAGGTGGGAGAGCCCTATCCCGACCGGCTCGTCGTTATTCCGGGGGCTACACCCTTTAGCTGCATGCGCAGCGGGGATCTGCCGGATGGATTGGCATTCGATGAAGTGACGGGGATACTGTCCGGCACGCCCGTAGCGGTGGGTGAGTTCAGCTTTACCATCGAGGCCGCGGATGCTGTCCTGCCGGCAGTCGCGAAGACCTATACCATCATGGTGGCGGAAGCGGGTGCGGCATTGGCACCGCAAGCGGTGGTCGATACCATCGCGGAGCCGGTGGCAGGCGGGATCACCACGGGAAGCGGTGCGTATGACCCCGGCCAAGCGGTCAATCTAACGGCGGTCGCAAATCCCGGCTATCACTTCGTCCATTGGACGGATCAAGACATCGTGGTGGGTGACCAGCCGAGCTACACATTTACCGCGGACGTACATCACGCCGTGGTGGCCCACTTCGCTGCGGAGGTCCCGGCCTGGGAAATCCTTGCGAATGTCTTTCCCGCGGTTGGTGGCAGTGTTTCGGGGGCGGGCAGCTTTCAAGACGGCAGTGCGGTCACACTCGTCGCCTCTGCCGGTCCCGGCTATCGCTTCGTGAACTGGACGGAGACCGGCGTGCAGGTCGCGACGACTTCCACCTATTCCTTTCCCGCGTCGGTGGACCGCGACCTCACCGCCAACTTCGTGGTCAACGATGGCAGCACGTGGGCTCTCGCATTGAATGCTTCTCCATCTGTCGGCGGAACCGTCAGCGGCGGTGGCGACTATGCCGATGAGAGCCAGGTCACTGTCATTGCCGCGCCAAATCCGGGGTATCTTTTCAAGCGATGGGAGCGCGGCAACAGCAAGGTGAGCGAGAAGGCGACCTATCGCTTCACGCTCGATGACGACCTTTCGCTCACCGCTCGCTTTGTGCGGGGCTACGCGATCAGCACAAGCAGCTGGCCTGCCACCGCAGGAGGAACCAGTGGTGGTGGAACCTTCGAGGACGGTAATAACGTCGTAGTGGTGGCTTCGCCGGCAGCCGGCTATCGCTTCGTCAACTGGACGGAGAACGGCACGGTGGTCAGCAGTGCTTCGACCTACCAGTTCAAGGCCAACCCGGCTCGCAATCTGACGGCCAACTTCGATCTCGTGGTCCCCGATCCCGTGATGACGAACGATGGAAGCAGCCTGAGCTTCCATTGGCCGGCCGGCCTGCCCGGCTGGGTGCTCGAGGAATGCTCTGACCTCTCCTCGGGGGGGTGGACGGAATGCGAGTTGGAGATTGAAGCTGCGGACGGCGAATGCCGGGTACACATCGTGCCGGATTCGGAGCGAAAGTTCTTCCGTCTGCGCCACCCTTGA
- a CDS encoding ABC transporter ATP-binding protein, with translation MKGDPDMVEIHDVWKSFDRGRIEVLRGVDLRVRRGETVALCGTSGCGKSTLLNVIAGLEYPESGSVRTAGRMVGSERERVDLLRHKVGFVFQLHHLMPDLTLEENCFVPVIAAGGKRDDAMRLLHELAEATGVSHCLKQRVRELSGGERQRGALVRSLMNEPELLLGDEPTGALDEANREKVFAILLDLVRSKGRTLVMATHDLDLAKRCDRVLRMRDGHILDAA, from the coding sequence ATGAAAGGAGACCCCGACATGGTGGAAATTCACGACGTATGGAAGAGCTTCGACCGCGGCCGGATCGAGGTGCTGAGGGGCGTGGACCTGCGGGTCCGCCGCGGTGAGACCGTCGCCCTGTGCGGCACCTCCGGCTGCGGGAAGTCCACGCTGCTCAATGTGATCGCAGGCCTCGAGTATCCCGAGAGCGGCAGTGTGCGGACTGCCGGCCGAATGGTGGGCAGCGAGCGCGAACGCGTGGATCTGCTGCGCCACAAGGTGGGCTTCGTATTCCAGCTCCATCACCTGATGCCGGATCTTACCTTGGAGGAGAACTGTTTCGTCCCCGTCATCGCTGCAGGTGGCAAACGGGACGATGCGATGCGACTGCTGCATGAACTCGCGGAAGCCACCGGCGTCTCCCACTGTCTGAAGCAACGGGTGCGCGAACTCTCCGGCGGCGAGCGCCAGCGCGGCGCACTGGTGCGCTCGCTGATGAACGAGCCCGAGCTTCTGCTAGGCGACGAGCCGACCGGCGCGCTCGACGAGGCGAATCGCGAGAAGGTCTTCGCAATCCTGCTCGACCTCGTCCGCTCGAAAGGTCGCACGCTGGTGATGGCGACCCATGACCTGGACCTCGCGAAGCGCTGTGACCGGGTCTTGCGGATGCGAGACGGCCACATCCTGGATGCCGCCTGA
- a CDS encoding ABC transporter permease produces the protein MSLWRLIFTNLRRHRVRTAIGATGIALGVATILSVVGLLGGAVKMFERILRSDAEVVVFEKNVSDLFFSNVPNSLVDELEKQPFVKEAQPVLFAIVTAPDRPVVTCFGIRAEDGRLKKAEWLSGSIAGFQGENIVLGERAAEFLKAKAGDEVELGQGKHRVAGVIRMENGFENGGVFMPLAACQTAFHKEGGSSVITVALAGGHDSSEVKEWIEEEYPRMTALENEEFSRSYSQFKILKTTAWVVGGCAFLLGGLSVTNTMILSVFSRIKEIAIARVCGFSRAQVAGMIFGESLAVCAFGIAGGWLLSLGGLRLLRAIPQLQGYIEPNIGWQEIVAAAVLALGTALAGALYPAWYAARLNPAQALRFE, from the coding sequence ATGTCCCTCTGGCGCCTTATCTTCACGAACCTGCGGCGTCATCGCGTGCGCACGGCTATCGGTGCCACCGGCATCGCCCTCGGCGTGGCCACCATACTCAGCGTCGTCGGCCTGCTCGGCGGCGCGGTGAAAATGTTCGAGCGTATCCTGCGCAGCGATGCCGAGGTCGTGGTTTTCGAGAAGAACGTCTCCGACCTGTTCTTCAGCAACGTCCCTAACAGCCTGGTCGATGAACTCGAAAAGCAGCCCTTCGTGAAAGAGGCGCAGCCGGTGCTTTTCGCGATCGTCACCGCTCCCGACCGGCCGGTGGTCACCTGCTTCGGCATCCGTGCGGAGGATGGACGGCTGAAGAAAGCGGAGTGGCTTTCCGGATCCATCGCCGGGTTTCAAGGCGAGAATATCGTGCTGGGTGAACGCGCCGCGGAATTCCTGAAGGCGAAGGCGGGTGACGAGGTCGAGCTCGGTCAAGGCAAGCACAGGGTCGCCGGCGTGATCCGGATGGAGAACGGCTTTGAGAATGGCGGTGTCTTCATGCCGCTGGCCGCCTGCCAGACCGCTTTTCACAAGGAAGGAGGCTCTTCGGTGATCACCGTGGCGCTTGCCGGCGGCCACGATTCATCCGAGGTGAAAGAGTGGATCGAAGAAGAATACCCGCGCATGACAGCGCTGGAAAACGAGGAATTCAGCCGCAGCTACTCGCAGTTCAAGATTCTGAAAACCACCGCTTGGGTAGTCGGCGGCTGCGCATTCTTGTTAGGAGGACTGAGCGTGACGAACACGATGATCCTTTCGGTCTTCAGTCGCATCAAGGAAATCGCCATCGCCAGGGTGTGCGGATTTTCCCGTGCTCAAGTGGCTGGCATGATCTTCGGCGAGTCGCTCGCCGTCTGCGCCTTCGGCATCGCCGGGGGTTGGCTGCTCAGCTTGGGCGGTCTTCGACTCTTGCGGGCGATTCCGCAGCTACAAGGCTACATCGAGCCGAATATCGGCTGGCAGGAGATCGTGGCGGCAGCGGTGCTCGCACTCGGCACCGCGTTGGCGGGAGCCCTTTACCCCGCGTGGTACGCCGCACGCCTGAACCCGGCACAAGCACTCAGATTTGAATGA
- a CDS encoding YceI family protein: MKLLLGSLILLPLLSSAGTLKIDQTKSRIQVDAKATGHEFTGTLSTFDAKVTGDDTALTPTSVNLTWKFSDLKTEDDKRDKEMIKWLGGGGSEGSFTFTKTWTDKGKTYAMGNLKIHGISKAISFPYTSRKEGNWMTIDGTASLDYEDFGLPLIRSMAVMTVNPKLTVRFHLTGEVN; the protein is encoded by the coding sequence ATGAAGCTGCTCCTAGGCTCACTCATTCTTCTTCCTCTACTTTCGTCCGCCGGCACGCTCAAGATCGATCAGACCAAGAGCCGTATCCAGGTCGATGCCAAGGCCACTGGCCACGAGTTCACGGGTACGCTGTCGACCTTCGACGCGAAGGTCACCGGCGATGACACGGCCCTCACGCCGACTTCCGTGAACCTGACCTGGAAGTTCTCCGATCTGAAGACGGAGGACGACAAGCGTGACAAGGAGATGATCAAGTGGCTCGGCGGTGGCGGGTCGGAGGGGAGCTTCACCTTTACCAAGACGTGGACCGACAAGGGCAAGACCTACGCGATGGGCAATCTCAAGATTCATGGAATCTCGAAGGCAATCTCCTTTCCCTACACCTCTAGAAAGGAGGGCAACTGGATGACCATCGATGGCACGGCATCTCTCGACTACGAGGACTTCGGCCTGCCCCTGATCCGGTCGATGGCCGTGATGACGGTGAATCCGAAGCTCACGGTGCGCTTCCATCTGACCGGTGAAGTGAATTGA
- a CDS encoding cbb3-type cytochrome c oxidase subunit II, whose amino-acid sequence MNAGRHALGWLVAGNAAGLWLSLLLLFPGLNHGEWTYGRWMPVHLNLQLYGWTALPLVGWLLAIYDVPRRWGSAATWAWTAALAAGTWSWLGGITSGKIFLDWKGGPLLAFTGALVFLWCVLVLGWWRHREAWSRVKARSTLAGLAALALVPWGMIQASSPAVYPPVNPGSGGPTGASLLGSTLLVVGLLMLLPRACRLDVKHPGAPWKTLVYFGACWITFIVAEAIGGSHHDPLQIIALGLLLPWPWLVLRDWRTFRWPERPHGWRVATLLWWALLVVSAWVAFLPGILDRMKFTHGLVAHSHLAMAGFTTSFCALLLRLTGNRFGGLSSAIAWNIAALTMVVVLAATGWAESAGVAWMAEAPPWRTVAFVVRALCGLVMFGASIHWWISWRPEPFPLTHETNRLAIEPGRRRDGRRDGTFADPDTVAGDEFALAPAPACGSGGLHGVDRSLRSVHGAVLRAVLAERDDRGSRMDDHGDRSRGGRRVSRRQHRDRRATGSLVGGGGDRRRGGRGSGDRAEGGLLAGVRLPLRAAGVVAMVYAHFLIFAQFAWVELMRAAGGTPTTEKIALGTMALAGIAAGFFTARRNTTPAVLQAAFVAAAISAAASSWAASMPAALCVSLLTGAAIGTMTVSLAPLLPRWCGLAWVGLGTGVGYALCNFPPVFLASPVQQAAFGAVFALLGAALVPRRAAIFSLSGNVPARHGMIAVIAAFTALVWLDSAAFFVIQHERDLKSATWGEPLLWRNAAVHVAAAVLAGLTLRRGFSVLLAIAWVILAAAAFAVDNPATRGLAGWIYPAGVSLYSAALVAWPGFFSPSAEPRTIARRAAWLYAVAGWFGSANGIGMAQSLHHVPASFVLVAGSVVLGALLLRRQQWPMAGAAVAVIFLARFQPSAPRPQPTVVANGRAVYIAEGCIHCHSRYVRPGSPDELPWGPASDLTGVLAEKPVLIGNRRQGPDLTNVGARRSVAWLKLHFLNPRDFAPRSPMPIYAHLFNDARGDDLIAFLRDVSAEAASSHAVAALTWTPKPKGPIPEGAPLFLNHCAACHGPVGHGDGKFAAALVKRPTDLDRGPFPWTSSGLDLENRLARTIKFGVPGTDMPGHETLDDAQIVALARYVAYLRLE is encoded by the coding sequence ATGAATGCGGGACGACACGCGCTCGGCTGGCTGGTGGCGGGGAATGCCGCCGGCCTGTGGCTTTCGCTGCTACTGCTTTTCCCCGGGCTGAATCACGGCGAGTGGACCTACGGTCGCTGGATGCCGGTTCACCTGAATCTCCAGCTTTACGGTTGGACCGCGCTGCCGCTGGTCGGCTGGCTGCTGGCGATCTACGATGTACCTCGGAGATGGGGCTCGGCCGCCACATGGGCGTGGACCGCGGCTCTCGCCGCCGGCACGTGGTCGTGGCTCGGTGGGATCACCTCCGGCAAGATCTTCCTCGATTGGAAGGGCGGGCCGCTGCTGGCCTTCACCGGCGCGCTGGTGTTCCTCTGGTGCGTCCTCGTCCTCGGCTGGTGGAGACATCGCGAGGCGTGGAGTCGCGTGAAGGCGCGCTCGACGCTTGCCGGGCTCGCCGCGCTGGCCCTCGTCCCGTGGGGCATGATCCAGGCGAGTTCCCCCGCTGTCTATCCGCCGGTCAATCCGGGTAGCGGCGGACCCACGGGCGCGAGCCTGTTGGGTTCCACGCTGCTGGTGGTGGGCCTGCTGATGCTCTTGCCTCGCGCCTGCCGCCTGGATGTGAAGCACCCCGGCGCACCATGGAAGACGCTCGTGTACTTCGGTGCCTGCTGGATCACTTTCATCGTGGCGGAGGCCATCGGCGGCAGCCATCATGATCCGCTTCAGATCATCGCCCTCGGCCTGCTGCTACCGTGGCCCTGGCTGGTGCTGCGCGATTGGCGGACCTTTCGCTGGCCGGAAAGGCCCCATGGCTGGCGCGTCGCCACGCTGCTGTGGTGGGCGCTGCTGGTGGTCTCGGCGTGGGTAGCATTCCTGCCCGGCATTCTGGACCGAATGAAATTCACCCACGGTCTGGTCGCCCACTCGCATCTGGCCATGGCCGGCTTCACCACCTCCTTTTGTGCGCTGCTGCTTCGGCTGACGGGAAACCGCTTTGGCGGCCTTTCCTCGGCCATCGCATGGAATATCGCCGCACTTACCATGGTCGTCGTACTTGCCGCCACCGGGTGGGCGGAGAGCGCCGGCGTGGCGTGGATGGCAGAGGCACCGCCATGGCGGACCGTGGCCTTCGTCGTGCGCGCGCTATGTGGCCTGGTCATGTTCGGCGCATCAATCCACTGGTGGATCTCGTGGCGTCCCGAACCTTTCCCTCTCACTCATGAAACGAATCGCCTTGCCATTGAGCCTGGCCGTCGGCGGGATGGACGCCGCGACGGGACTTTTGCTGATCCTGACACCGTCGCTGGTGATGAGTTTGCTCTCGCTCCCGCCCCTGCCTGCGGGAGCGGAGGTCTTCATGGGGTGGATCGGAGCCTTCGTTCTGTCCACGGGGCTGTGCTACGCGCTGTGCTTGCGGAAAGGGACGACCGCGGAAGCCGTATGGACGACCACGGCGATCGTTCGCGCGGCGGTCGCCGTGTTTCTCGCCGTCAACATCGCGACCGGCGCGCTACCGGCAGCCTGGTGGGTGGTGGCGGCGACCGACGCCGCGGTGGCCGCGGTTCAGGCGATCGGGCTGAGGGCGGGTTGCTGGCGGGCGTAAGGCTGCCGCTGCGTGCCGCCGGTGTGGTGGCAATGGTCTATGCGCATTTCCTGATCTTCGCCCAGTTCGCGTGGGTCGAGCTGATGCGGGCGGCTGGTGGAACTCCCACGACGGAGAAGATCGCGCTGGGAACCATGGCTCTGGCGGGCATCGCGGCCGGCTTTTTCACGGCTCGACGAAATACCACGCCTGCCGTACTTCAGGCCGCCTTTGTCGCCGCTGCCATCTCCGCGGCGGCGTCGTCCTGGGCGGCATCCATGCCCGCGGCTCTCTGCGTCTCGCTGCTAACGGGTGCGGCGATCGGCACGATGACCGTCTCGCTGGCCCCGCTGCTACCCCGATGGTGTGGCCTCGCCTGGGTGGGACTCGGCACCGGCGTCGGCTATGCGCTCTGCAATTTTCCGCCGGTCTTCCTCGCCAGCCCCGTGCAGCAGGCGGCTTTCGGCGCGGTCTTCGCGCTCCTTGGCGCGGCGTTGGTTCCCCGGAGGGCCGCGATCTTTTCGCTCAGCGGAAACGTACCAGCGCGCCATGGAATGATCGCCGTGATCGCCGCTTTCACCGCGCTGGTGTGGCTCGATTCGGCGGCCTTCTTCGTCATCCAGCACGAACGAGACCTGAAGTCCGCCACATGGGGCGAGCCCTTGCTGTGGCGAAACGCCGCCGTGCACGTCGCCGCCGCGGTGCTCGCCGGGCTCACCTTGCGACGCGGCTTCTCCGTGCTGCTTGCCATCGCGTGGGTGATCCTGGCAGCAGCGGCCTTCGCTGTAGACAATCCCGCGACCCGTGGTTTGGCCGGGTGGATCTATCCGGCCGGTGTGTCGCTCTATTCCGCGGCGCTCGTTGCGTGGCCCGGCTTTTTCTCGCCCTCTGCCGAGCCCCGCACCATCGCCCGCCGTGCGGCTTGGCTGTATGCGGTCGCCGGGTGGTTCGGGTCCGCCAATGGAATCGGCATGGCGCAGTCGCTCCATCATGTGCCGGCGTCCTTCGTCCTTGTGGCAGGATCGGTGGTGCTCGGCGCGCTGCTGCTACGCCGGCAACAATGGCCTATGGCAGGAGCGGCAGTCGCCGTCATCTTCCTCGCCCGCTTCCAACCCTCCGCACCGCGGCCTCAGCCCACGGTGGTCGCGAACGGGCGTGCCGTCTATATCGCGGAAGGCTGCATCCACTGCCACTCGCGCTACGTGCGGCCGGGCTCGCCCGATGAACTCCCCTGGGGCCCGGCTTCCGACCTGACAGGAGTGCTGGCGGAGAAGCCCGTTCTCATCGGCAACCGACGCCAAGGACCCGATCTAACAAACGTCGGAGCCCGCCGCTCCGTGGCATGGCTCAAGCTCCACTTCCTCAACCCGCGGGATTTCGCACCGAGATCGCCGATGCCCATCTATGCCCATCTTTTCAACGATGCACGTGGTGACGATCTCATTGCCTTTCTCCGGGATGTCTCCGCGGAAGCCGCTTCATCGCATGCGGTCGCCGCACTGACGTGGACACCGAAGCCCAAGGGCCCCATTCCCGAAGGTGCGCCGCTATTTCTGAATCATTGCGCGGCCTGTCACGGACCGGTTGGCCACGGCGATGGCAAGTTCGCGGCCGCTCTCGTGAAGCGTCCCACTGACCTCGATCGGGGACCCTTCCCCTGGACGTCCTCCGGACTCGACCTCGAGAACCGCCTCGCCCGCACCATCAAGTTCGGAGTGCCAGGCACCGACATGCCGGGACATGAGACGCTCGACGACGCCCAGATCGTCGCCTTGGCCCGCTACGTTGCCTATCTGCGGCTCGAATGA